The Neptunomonas concharum genomic interval GGTAGTAGCCGCAAACAGGCGACCAGAAATTTTGAGTTAGATCGCTCTATTTCCTATACAAAACACCAGAGTGGGCGTGTCGAGCGGTTAAGTGTAGCTGTTGTGGTGGATGATTTGATTTCTATCAACAGTGAAACAGGAGAAGCGGTTAAAACGCCTTGGTCAGAAAGTGAGTTGGAGCGTCTCAGGATCTTGGTGCAGGACGCTGTTGGTTACGTTGCTGTAAGGGGAGATAGTGTTAATGTCATTAACTCTCCTTTTGTTCCGGAGCAGGAATTTGTCGAAGAAGAAATGCCTATTTGGGAGCAGCCTTGGTTGCAAGACCTGATTAAGCAAGTAGGTGCTGTGCTATTAGTCTTGCTCTTAGGGTTTGGGTTGCTGCGAATTCTAAAGGGGCTGGCGGCACCTGCGCTTCCTGCAGTGGCAGCTGGCGGCGCAGGAGATGTTTCGGCCGAGCTTGATGGTCTAGATGGTACTGACGTTTCAGATGATCGGGTAACCTTTGGTGGTCGAGAGGATTCCTTGTTACCGACACCTAATGAAAGCTTTGAATACCAACTAAATGCCGTACGAAGCATGATTGCAGAAGATCCAGCACGTGTTGCGCAGGCGGTAAAACAGTGGATTAACACCGATGAGCGATGATCAAGAGCTGAGGGACATAGAGAAGGCAGCTATCTTGCTCATAAGCTTAGGAGAGGATGACGCGGCCGAGGTGCTCAAGCATCTGGGCCCTAAGCAAGTACAGCTGATTGGTGAAGCCATGACTCAGTTGGACAACGTTCCTCAATCCCGTGTTGAAGGTGTTGTCTCTGACTTTATGCATTTAGTCAGCGATCAAACGGGTATTGGAATCAATAATGATCGTTATATCAGGGCAATGCTTAATCAGGCGTTAGGGGAAGAAAAGGCTAAAACCTTACTTGATCGTATTCTTATGAGTACGAATACCTCTGGGCTTGATACGATGCGCTGGATGGAGCCTAGACAGATCGCCGAAACGATTCGCTTCGAACACCCTCAAATACAGGCAGTGGTTGTTTCATATTTAGACCCTGATCAAGCTGCCAGTGTATTGGCCTTTTTTGATGACAAAGTGCGTTTGGATATTATCATGCGTGTAGCTGCTTTAGATCGTATTCAGCCGCAAGCACTACAAGAGTTGAATGATATGCTAGAAGGCCAGTTCAGCGGCTCACGCAGCGGGCAATCTCGGACGTTGGGCGGTGTGAAGCAGGCATCAGATATTATGAACTTTATCGATAGCACGATTGAGGCCGAGTTGATGGAAGGTATTCGAGAAGTCGACGAAGGGCTGGCCGTACAAATTCAGGATCTTATGTTTGTCTTTGATAACCTCATTGATGTGGATGATCGAGGCGTACAGGTGATTTTGCGAGAAATATCAACTGATGTACTGATTTTGGCATTGAAGGGTGCGGAGACCGCGCTTCAGGAGAAAATTTTTAGGAATATGTCAAAACGTGCGGCTGAGTTGCTTCGTGATGATTTGGAAGCGAAGGGGCCAGTGCGTGTCAGTGAAGTGGAAGAAGCCCAGAAAGAGATTCTTGCTGTTGCTCGTCGCCTTGCAGATGATGGTGAAATTATGCTCGGTGGCAGCGGCGATGACATGATTTAGGTGTACCTATGAAACCCTTTGAAAAGGTACCTGTTAGGATTAAAGCTGCCGATATTACAAGCGCCACGCAAAGCTGGTTGTTGCCAGAAGTTGGAAGCAGTCATGTGATTGGTATTCACGCTAAAAAAGGCGAGCCTGAACCAGATGTTATCGTACAGGAAGAGGAAATTGTTGCTGAAAAAGTTACCTTGGCTGAGCTAGAGTCCATTCGTGAAAGCGCATTTGAAGAAGGATTTGAAAGCGGTAAGCAGGAAGGTTACGAGTTTGGTCAAAAAGAGGGAGAGGCGCGCGGATATCAAGCGGGTTTAGAGCGAGGAGAGCAGGAAGTCAAAGTGCTCACAGAAAAACTGTCCTCTATGTTAGCCTCTTTGGAATCACCCTTGTGGAAAAGGAATGAAGCATGTGCTGAGTGGGTTTCTACTTTGGCAATCAATATCGCAGAATCTGTGCTGCGCACAGAAGCCGTTTACCAAAAAGAAGTGATTCTTGAATCGGTAAAAGCCTCGCTCTCTCAATTGCCTGATCCAGAGGCTGAAATTCGCGTGCGTATACATCCCGATGATCAGTTGGCTGTTGCT includes:
- a CDS encoding flagellar assembly protein FliH, which translates into the protein MKPFEKVPVRIKAADITSATQSWLLPEVGSSHVIGIHAKKGEPEPDVIVQEEEIVAEKVTLAELESIRESAFEEGFESGKQEGYEFGQKEGEARGYQAGLERGEQEVKVLTEKLSSMLASLESPLWKRNEACAEWVSTLAINIAESVLRTEAVYQKEVILESVKASLSQLPDPEAEIRVRIHPDDQLAVASLSELPDSRIRFVIDPSVTLGGCFVESQNTRIDDSIERRFSDVVAKVNQRLAEHLRVSNSTSSDTHEG
- the fliG gene encoding flagellar motor switch protein FliG, with the protein product MSDDQELRDIEKAAILLISLGEDDAAEVLKHLGPKQVQLIGEAMTQLDNVPQSRVEGVVSDFMHLVSDQTGIGINNDRYIRAMLNQALGEEKAKTLLDRILMSTNTSGLDTMRWMEPRQIAETIRFEHPQIQAVVVSYLDPDQAASVLAFFDDKVRLDIIMRVAALDRIQPQALQELNDMLEGQFSGSRSGQSRTLGGVKQASDIMNFIDSTIEAELMEGIREVDEGLAVQIQDLMFVFDNLIDVDDRGVQVILREISTDVLILALKGAETALQEKIFRNMSKRAAELLRDDLEAKGPVRVSEVEEAQKEILAVARRLADDGEIMLGGSGDDMI